In Calothrix sp. NIES-2098, the DNA window GCAGTCCCAATCTGCTGTAGAGCGAAAACAACAGCTCGTATCCACCCCCCCCCATAAATGTATAGGTAACTCCCCTCATCAGGGGGGGGATACTACGGATTTTGACCCACCTCCTACTGACCCCACTACCCTACTCCATTGTGTGGAAATGCTTCGTTCTGTTGTTGCTCAAGGAGTGGACGCAATTAAAGTCATTCTCCAGCGATGGAGTGGAGTTTTGCGCTGGGAGACTGTGTTGGAGTGCGAAGCGAGATATCCTCATGAACTGCGGCAACTTCATGCTGCTGTCCCAGAATTTTATGCCTTGCTAAATGAGGAAGTTTTACCAGTGACAACTCTCCCAATACGGTTCGGTTAAGTTCTAAGCGGTGTTAATTACGGAGAAAGTGAGCGTTTGTAATTTAGCTGTTTGGGTTCTATGTATGGGCTTTTTGTTCGGAAATTTGGCTCTAGTTTTTTTGACAACACGAGGATTGCTTCTACCTTCAGGTTCAGGAATCTGCTCATCCAAAATTTCGCGCTTTAGCCAGGCGAAAAAAAGGGAAATTCTTCAATTTGGAGCCGCTGAAATTTAGGAACAGCCCGACGAACAATATTCAGCGTGCCAGTAAAACTTAATCGTAAGGGAGAGATGGAAGCAGATTCGGCAACTTGAAACATGAGCGAACGCACAGCCCAATGACCAAGCAGCCAGCCATAAATTTCCTGAACAACTTCACGGGGATTGAGAGAACGAATCAGAGTTTTACGCCCTAAAAGATGGACTTTAAGTTCATCAATAGTACTCTCTATTTCCCAACGGCGATGATATTCTGTTGCTAACAATAGAGCGGGGAATTTCTCAACATCAGTCAAACTGGTAATTAAACGGTAAGTTTGCGCTTGGTCATCAGTATCAATAGTGTATTCAATTACCCGCGTCCTAATTTTTGTGCCACCTTTTTTTTTTAGATTTACCGTCCGGGGCAATCCAAGATAGATAAGAACCATCGGGCAAGACTGTCTCGATTGAGAACTTGACATTCTTTGGTATCCGCCCCAAGTAATCACATTTTTGATTGACAGTGGCTTGTACCATTTTGTAAGAATGTAGCCCTCTATCCCACATCAATAACATTCCTTTTTGTACAGAGCGTAAGAGCTTTTTTGCTCTGGTTCGTTCGCCAATCCGGTATGGACACATCAATGCGTCAACGATTAAATGTGTTCCAGCTTCAATCAACAGTACCAAACGAACCTTGGGGAAAGCAGCTACCGTACCTGGGCGTGTTGCTGGGTAGCCAAATACTCTTGCATTTGTCACTGTATCTGGAACATCAAATACTGTCCCGTCTAGTGCCATCAACCGCAGCCCTCCCAAAAAAGCCCCTGGGGTTTGGGCTGTGGCACAAGGACGCACTACCAAATGAAACAAGCGGCTCATCACCCTACATCCTACACGCTGTCTGGCTTCCGTTATTGACGACTTGCTAGGTACTCGCCAATACTGCCCAACTCTGATCCACACTTCACTCAACCCATCCACCAGATTTTTCAGTACTGTTCTCATTGATGCTTTTGACCACAAGCTCATTGCAATCACCAAACAAATCACCAAATTTGTTGGTAAAGCCCGCTTCCGTTCCTCATTACTGTCTGTGTCTGCGATCGCCTGCGTCATTGCCTGTGCCGGTATAGCTGTTTCTAAAGCTTTGAGTACTGTACCCGACTCAATTGCTGACGAGATTAATGAGAATTCTTTGAGTTGCATTCAACATCAGTACACTTGAGTGACAACCCTCAGTCTACCTGCTTTTGACCTTAACCGAACCGTATTGAGAGTGGAAGACGGAATATAAGGAAAAATCGTAGCAAAATTCCAAATCGCATTCTGAGTTGGTGAAGTGGAGTTGAAGGGTGCAACTTATTGCTCTTTTAGGCGATCGCTCTGCCACATTGAGCTACACTAGCATTTCTGGATCGACGGGTCTTTCCAGTAACCTTCAAAAGGGAGCAACGCGATCGCCTAAAAGAGCATTTCACCTTGTAAAACCTCAGCCTTCTACAGTATTAAAAGCGTATATTAAATTACATTTATCTTGAAGAATTATCATAGAGAATTTGTTAGTTGAAAGTGAGTTAGAGAAAGCAAATTGCGGGAGAATAGGATTGATATCGAAAAGAACCATTTTCGCGCACAAGGCTATGTCCGATACCTCTTATCCGACTGGGCGTGCATCCCCAAAAGCAAGCGATAATACTCCTATTGATTTGACAGTAGAGTCATTAAAAAAATCTTTTGAAGCCCCAATTGAGCGGTATTTTGCGGCAACGGAGGATGAGCAGGATGTCATTGCTTTGATGCTTGCTAATATCCGCGCACTTAGTACGCGGCGCGAATACCAGAAAGATTTGCGGAAATTTTTCGTGGCGATGACTGGTGTTGACCCAAATCCTGACAGTGTGTTGGAGTTTTTACACCTCAGCGAAAAGCGGGCAGTGGCGGTGGTGTTGAAATATAAGGCCAAGCTACTGGCTGTTGGGTTGAAGGAAGCAACAGTTAACCGTCGCCTCAGCAGCATTAAATCGTTGGTGAAGTTTGCCCGCAAGTTGGGTGTGTGCAGCTACACCCTAGAAGATGTAGAGTTGGAAAAGGTAAAGGCGTATCGAGATACCACTGGGGTAGATGCCGAAAGCATCAACAGTGCAATTGGGCTAATTGAGCGCTCAACTGTTCGGGGAAAAAGGGATTATGCGCTATTGCGTCTTTTATGGGAAAATTTGCTGCGTCGTGATGAAGTCAGCAAATTAGACGTGAAAGACTTTAACCCTCATGAGTGCAGATTACGGATTTTGGGGAAAGGAAAGGGTACAAACGATGAATGGGTAAGATTATCAGTGGCTTCGGTGAATGCCATCTGCGATTGGTTGCAAGTGCGAGGTAATCTTAGTGCCGCTTCACCTTTATTTATCTCTCTTGACAACCGCAGCAAAGGGCATCGGTTGACTGGAGATGGCATTCGCAAAATTGTCGTCAATTATTTTGATGCGGCTGGTGTAAAAAAGTTAATGTCACCGCACCGTATCCGCCACAGCGGGATTACAACTATTTTGGATGCGACTCAAGGGGATGTACGCAAGGCACAAAAAGTTAGTCGCCATGTGAAGCTGGATGTATTAATCCAGTACGACGATAACCGCAAACAAGGTCAAGATGAAATGACCAATTTATTGGCAGATATGATTGACTAAGGAAGCTAGCTGGGTAATTCTATTGCGGTACTGGATGGTATAGACCGTCTTCTAGGTGGAACTCCCATCCTATGCTTCTTGGGTCGCGGTTACGAGTCCAACTGATGAAATCTTGGATGGAAAGTTTTTCAAAGTGGTCTACAAGATATGATGCTGTTACACCTAGTCTTGAGGCTAAGTTTTGGGCTGGTAATGGTTCTAGTTCTAGCTGTGGTGGGTGGTAGTTATTTGATTTGCGCTTAGAACTAGAATATGAGCGCCCAGAGAGGACAGAGATTGCTCCTTCTATTTTTGCTAAACGTTGGGCAATTGCTTCGGTTTTCTGCTCTAACAGTGAAAGTCGTTGTTTTGAGCTATTTTCTACACCAAATTCTACACTGGCTTCTTGCCTATTAGCGAGCGCGCTCAATTGAGCTTCCAAGTTGTGTAGACGAGTTTCTACACTCACTTCTGTACCAGCAGTTGGTCCCAGGACATGAGACAAACCTTGGATAACTAAATCGGTAGCAGTGGTGTGACGTTCTTGTGCGGCAGCGCGGAGCGCTTTGGTCAGGGTTTTGGGAAGTTTGAAATTAATTGATTCGCGTTCTATAGAAGCCATGTCTACACTACTTATATACCCTAGTACAGACAGTTTACCGCGTAGTATGACACTGTATGTGGTGTGAGTTCGCAGATCGGATGAAATTTGAACAACGAATTTATGAGTATTAAGACAACGAAACTCGCGCATAAATTGAAATAGACTGTGGAGTTAGGCTGGGAGCTAAATAGTCAATTCGCAAAGCAACTGAAATTTTCTGACATGGAGAAATGATGATGTATCGAATCTATCCCACTAATAAAATTCGGTTAATCCAGATATGAATCGTGGCTAGAGAAAGAAAACCATTGAAGCAGGCAGCAATTCTTTCCCCTCTCACAACGAGCCGACGATATTTTCGTTGAAACCAAGCAAAACAACGCTCTTGTTGAAAACGCGGCACGGAAATTTTAATTGGTCTACCCCGATTTTTCTTGCTCTTCCAAGAACGTCACATCTGTTTGCCAACGCTGAAGCCATCTGTGTGCTGCACTTTTTGATACCCAAATTTCCCCTTTTGGAATATCACACCAACGACTTCCTGTTATTAATATATACAGCAATGTGTTCAGTACATGACGAAATGGTGCATGAGGCATTCCGCGTTAGCGAAGCTTACCGAAGGTATCGCGTTTTTCTGGTTCTTGAGGAAATATATCTTCAAACAACCTCCATTCTAAATCGCTTAATCCTTCAAACCGTCCAGCCATACCGTGTTACACCTTTCTGATTTGAAAAGCAGATTATCACATTTCTGGTATTAGTGGGATAGGTTCATGTATCCGATTACATTATTTGTTGCTGCAAGATGTGAAAAAATTTCAGGAACAAACCTCACTCAACCCCTGAATATTCAGCAACCATCTAGAAGTGAAAATATAAACAAGATACAGGTAATGTTCAATGTTTTCACTGCTGTAGTGATTTTATCCGAAAAATCTCAAGATATAGTCTAATAGTATTTTTATCCATTGAATAAATCCAAATTGAGAGAGTTTGAATTAATGAATTTTGAACTTGTTTCCTTGCAACTACAGGTACGTCCGAATGATCTAGATAGTTTTGGTCATGTTAACAATGCTACTGTTTTGGAGTATTTAGAAACTGGGCGTTGGCATTGGCTAAAACAACACAACTTACAGGGCAAACAGAAAATTCTTCCAGTTGTTGCTCGGATTGAAGTTAATTATCGTAAAGAAATTATCCTGGAAAATGTGATGATTCATACCAAGTTAGAAGAAGACAAGAAAGCATCTAACTACCAAGCGAATTTTTGGCAATCAATTGAAATCCTTAAAGAAGGCAATCCATTAATTGCGGTTGAAGCTCGCATCAAATTAGTATTTATTGATTCGACCAAACGAACTTTGCGGACACTACAAGAATTTTTAGAAGGAGCAAACGATAATACCTTAACTACTTGAGCTTGAATAAAATTTTCACATTCACCAGGTAACAATTTCCCAACATTTAAAAGTGGATTTTGGGGATTTTTGTGCCTTTTTTGGGTTAGGACTTATAACAGTTTTCATCTCTATACAACTTCAATTCATCTAATGAAGTTGCACGTTAGTGCTTGTTATAGTTCTGATGATTAAGGGAGAAAATTAATTGTCCCCTTCTTATAATTATTGGTGATTTCT includes these proteins:
- a CDS encoding transposase — encoded protein: MPRTVNLKKKGGTKIRTRVIEYTIDTDDQAQTYRLITSLTDVEKFPALLLATEYHRRWEIESTIDELKVHLLGRKTLIRSLNPREVVQEIYGWLLGHWAVRSLMFQVAESASISPLRLSFTGTLNIVRRAVPKFQRLQIEEFPFFSPG
- a CDS encoding transposase, whose protein sequence is MQLKEFSLISSAIESGTVLKALETAIPAQAMTQAIADTDSNEERKRALPTNLVICLVIAMSLWSKASMRTVLKNLVDGLSEVWIRVGQYWRVPSKSSITEARQRVGCRVMSRLFHLVVRPCATAQTPGAFLGGLRLMALDGTVFDVPDTVTNARVFGYPATRPGTVAAFPKVRLVLLIEAGTHLIVDALMCPYRIGERTRAKKLLRSVQKGMLLMWDRGLHSYKMVQATVNQKCDYLGRIPKNVKFSIETVLPDGSYLSWIAPDGKSKKKRWHKN
- a CDS encoding integrase-recombinase protein, whose protein sequence is MSDTSYPTGRASPKASDNTPIDLTVESLKKSFEAPIERYFAATEDEQDVIALMLANIRALSTRREYQKDLRKFFVAMTGVDPNPDSVLEFLHLSEKRAVAVVLKYKAKLLAVGLKEATVNRRLSSIKSLVKFARKLGVCSYTLEDVELEKVKAYRDTTGVDAESINSAIGLIERSTVRGKRDYALLRLLWENLLRRDEVSKLDVKDFNPHECRLRILGKGKGTNDEWVRLSVASVNAICDWLQVRGNLSAASPLFISLDNRSKGHRLTGDGIRKIVVNYFDAAGVKKLMSPHRIRHSGITTILDATQGDVRKAQKVSRHVKLDVLIQYDDNRKQGQDEMTNLLADMID